A single window of Lynx canadensis isolate LIC74 chromosome C2, mLynCan4.pri.v2, whole genome shotgun sequence DNA harbors:
- the SLITRK3 gene encoding SLIT and NTRK-like protein 3, translating to MKSSIAEMLHRGRMLWIILLSTIALGWTTPIPLIEDSEEIDEPCFDPCYCEVKESLFHIHCDSKGFTNISQITEFWSRPFKLYLQRNSMRKLYTNSFLHLNNAVSINLGNNALQDIQSGAFNGLKILKRLYLHENKLDIFRNDTFLGLESLEYLQADYNVIKRIESGAFRNLSKLRVLILNDNLIPMLPTNLFKAVSLTHLDLRGNRLKVLFYRGMLDHIGRSLMELQLEENPWNCTCEIVQLKSWLERIPYTALVGDITCETPFHFHGKDLREIRKTELCPLLSDSEVEASLGIPHLSSSKENAWPTKPSSMLSSVHFTASSVEYKSSNKQPKPTKQPRTPRPPSTSQALYPGPNQPPIAPYQTRPPIPIICPTGCTCNLHINDLGLTVNCKERGFNNISELLPRPLNAKKLYLSSNLIQKIYRSDFWNFSSLDLLHLGNNRISYVQDGAFINLPNLKSLFLNGNDIEKLTPGMFRGLQSLHYLYFEFNVIREIQPAAFSLMPNLKLLFLNNNLLRTLPTDAFAGTSLARLNLRKNYFLYLPVAGVLEHLNAIVQIDLNENPWDCTCDLVPFKQWIETISSVSVVGDVLCRSPENLTHRDVRTIELEVLCPEMLHVPPAGASPAQPGESHLAGGPTSASPYEFSPPGGPVPLSVLILSLLVLFFSAVFVAAGLFAYVLRRRRKKLPFRSKRQEGVDLTGIQMQCHRLFEDGGGGGGGSGGGGRATISSPEKAPPVGHVYEYIPHPVTQMCNNPIYKPREEEEVAVSSVQESGSAERGGPGTQPPGVGEVLLGSEQFAETPKENHSNYRTLLEKEKEWALAVSSSQLNTIVTVNHHHPHPHHPAVGGVSGVVAGTGGDLAGFRHHEKNGGVVLFPPGGGCGGGSMLLDRERPQPAPCTVGFVDCLYGTVPKLKELHVHPPGMQYPDLQQDARLKETLLFSAGKGFTDHQTQKSDYLELRAKLQTKPDYLEVLEKTTYRF from the coding sequence ATGAAATCTTCCATAGCTGAGATGCTTCACAGAGGGAGGATGTTGTGGATAATTCTTCTAAGCACAATTGCTCTAGGATGGACTACCCCGATTCCCCTGATAGAGGACTCAGAGGAAATAGATGAGCCCTGTTTTGATCCATGCTACTGTGAAGTTAAAGAAAGCCTCTTTCATATACATTGTGACAGTAAAGGATTTACAAATATTAGTCAGATTACTGAGTTCTGGTCAAGACCTTTTAAACTGTATCTGCAAAGGAATTCAATGAGGAAATTGTACACCAAcagttttcttcatttgaatAACGCTGTGTCCATTAACCTTGGGAACAATGCATTGCAGGACATTCAATCAGGAGCCTTCAATGGTCTTAAGATCTTAAAGAGGTTATATCTACATGAGAACAAACTAGACATCTTCAGAAATGACACCTTCCTTGGCTTGGAAAGTCTGGAATATCTGCAGGCAGATTACAATGTCATTAAACGTATTGAGAGTGGGGCATTTCGGAACCTAAGTAAATTGAGAGTTCTGATTTTAAATGATAATCTCATCCCCATGCTTCCAACCAATTTATTTAAGGCTGTCTCCTTAACCCATCTGGACCTACGTGGAAATAGGTTAAAGGTTCTTTTTTACCGAGGAATGCTAGACCACATTGGCAGAAGCCTGATGGAGCTCCAGCTGGAAGAAAATCCCTGGAACTGTACATGTGAGATTGTGCAGCTAAAGAGTTGGCTGGAACGCATTCCTTACACCGCCCTGGTGGGAGACATCACCTGTGAGACCCCCTTCCATTTCCATGGAAAGGATCTGCGAGAAATCAGGAAGACAGAACTCTGCCCCTTGTTGTCTGACTCTGAGGTGGAGGCTAGTTTGGGGATTCCCCACTTGTCATCAAGCAAGGAGAATGCATGGCCGACTAAGCCTTCCTCAATGTTGTCCTCTGTCCATTTCACTGCTTCTTCTGTTGAATACAAGTCCTCAAATAAACAGCCCAAGCCCACCAAACAGCCCCGAACACCAAGGCCACCCTCTACATCCCAAGCTTTATACCCTGGTCCAAACCAACCTCCCATTGCTCCTTACCAGACCAGACCACCCATTCCCATTATATGTCCTACTGGGTGTACCTGTAATTTGCACATCAACGACCTTGGCTTGACTGTCAACTGCAAAGAGCGAGGATTTAATAACATTTCTGAACTTCTTCCAAGGCCATTGAATGCCAAGAAACTTTACCTGAGTAGCAATCTGATTCAGAAAATATACCGTTCTGATTTTTGGAATTTCTCCTCCTTGGATCTCTTGCATCTGGGGAACAACCGTATTTCTTATGTCCAGGATGGGGCCTTCATCAACCTGCCCAACCTAAAGAGCCTCTTTCTCAATGGCAACGATATTGAGAAGCTGACACCAGGCATGTTCCGAGGACTACAGAGTTTGCACTACTTGTACTTTGAGTTCAATGTCATCCGAGAAATCCAGCCTGCAGCCTTCAGCCTCATGCCCAACTTGAAGCTGCTATTCCTCAACAATAACTTGCTGAGGACCCTCCCGACAGATGCCTTTGCAGGCACATCCCTGGCCCGGCTCAACCTGAGAAAGAACTACTTCCTCTACCTTCCTGTGGCTGGCGTCCTAGAACACTTGAATGCCATTGTCCAGATAGACCTCAATGAGAATCCTTGGGACTGTACCTGTGACCTGGTCCCCTTCAAACAGTGGATTGAAACCATCAGCTCAGTCAGCGTGGTGGGTGATGTGCTTTGCAGGAGCCCTGAGAACCTCACCCACCGCGATGTGCGCACCATTGAGCTGGAAGTTCTCTGCCCAGAGATGCTGCACGTCCCACCAGCTGGAGCatccccagcccagcctggagaGTCTCACCTTGCTGGGGGGCCAACGAGTGCATCACCTTATGAGTTCTCTCCCCCTGGGGGCCCTGTGCCACTTTCTGTGTTGATTCTCAGCCtgctggttcttttcttttcagcaGTCTTTGTTGCTGCAGGCCTCTTTGCCTACGTGCTCCGACGGCGCCGGAAGAAGCTGCCCTTTAGGAGCAAGCGACAAGAAGGGGTGGACCTTACCGGCATCCAGATGCAGTGCCACCGGCTGTTTGaggatggtgggggtggtggaggtgGAAGTGGAGGTGGGGGCCGAGCGACTATTTCGTCCCCAGAGAAGGCCCCTCCTGTGGGCCACGTATATGAGTACATCCCCCACCCAGTGACCCAAATGTGCAACAACCCCATCTATAAGCCTcgtgaggaggaggaggtggctgTTTCATCAGTCCAGGAGTCAGGGAGTGCAGAACGAGGGGGTCCTGGGACACAGCCACCAGGAGTAGGTGAGGTTCTCCTAGGAAGTGAGCAGTTTGCGGAGACACCCAAGGAGAACCACAGCAACTACCGGACcttgctggaaaaagaaaaggagtgggCCCTGGCAGTGTCCAGCTCCCAGCTCAACACCATAGTGACGGTGAATCATcatcaccctcaccctcaccaccCAGCAGTTGGTGGGGTTTCTGGGGTAGTTGCGGGAACTGGGGGAGACTTGGCTGGGTTCCGCCACCATGAGAAGAATGGTGGGGTGGTGCTGTTTCCTCCTGGGGGAGGCTGTGGCGGTGGAAGTATGCTCCTAGACCGAGAGAGGCCACAGCCAGCCCCCTGCACAGTGGGATTCGTGGATTGTCTCTATGGCACAGTGCCCAAATTAAAGGAACTGCACGTCCACCCTCCTGGCATGCAATATCCAGACTTACAGCAGGACGCCAGGCTCAAAGAAACCCTTCTCTTCTCGGCTGGAAAGGGCTTCACAGACCACCAAACCCAAAAAAGTGATTACCTCGAGTTAAGGGCCAAACTTCAAACCAAGCCGGATTACCTCGAAGTCCTGGAGAAGACAACATACAGGTTCTaa